The following proteins are encoded in a genomic region of Alosa alosa isolate M-15738 ecotype Scorff River chromosome 10, AALO_Geno_1.1, whole genome shotgun sequence:
- the LOC125301893 gene encoding LOW QUALITY PROTEIN: protein ATP6V1FNB (The sequence of the model RefSeq protein was modified relative to this genomic sequence to represent the inferred CDS: deleted 2 bases in 1 codon) has translation MRSLLTTQNQNCYRELIMKEAYTRLAWKMRYGQDYPRSFTSHRARQGLPQLTVPKPVLPPLVSLPERKRVPSPKVKPPLSEAPLMRPITPETRDALYQGFSKEGKGRHLYLRHRVLKGPDERFDYPILSSWEYGWRLGDYEQIYRSPANGRSGIVRSTFYARNGIFNVPMATDRLG, from the exons ATGAGAAGCCTCCTGACCACACAGAACCAGAATTGTTACCGTGAGCTGATCATGAAGGAGGCCTACACCAGGCTAGCATGGAAAATGAGATACGGGCAGGACTATCCGAGGAGCTTCACTTCTCATCGGGCAAGG CAGGGCCTTCCTCAGCTGACTGTCCCCAAACCCGTCCTGCCTCCTTTGGTCAGCCTGCCTGAGAGGAAGCGAGTGCCCTCCCCTAAAGTGAAGCCGCCCCTCAGCGAGGCCCCACTGATGCGGCCTATTACACCTGAAACCAGGGATGCACTATACCAGGGCTTCTCCAAAGAGGGGAAGGGCCGCCACCTATACCTGCGGCATCGTGTACTGAAGGGTCCAGATGAGAGGTTTGACTACCCTATACTGTCCTCCTGGGAGTACGGCTGGAGACTTG GTGACTATGAACAAATATACAGATCACCAGCTAATGGGAGGTCGGGGATTGTAAGGAGCACGTTTTATGCCAGGAATGGAatttttaatgtccccatggcAACAGATCGTCTGGGATAA